One window of the Daphnia pulex isolate KAP4 chromosome 8, ASM2113471v1 genome contains the following:
- the LOC124199267 gene encoding ralA-binding protein 1-like isoform X2, which translates to MRRTARRNPILCNTWFGCLVGKVNFYKLLRKLEVFSLLHFYDIYLTFMCGTNDYYDDDGDFEEKPGKFKEGKLGAKKKDKEDKEKDKKKDKDKGYAALDGESSPEESEMEVKSPFKGKKRSFKFSSRKEKKSKEDEKEKKKDKDRKLSKESDVSPKELRDETSKQDKSDKKKEKKEKEKEKEKETKVKEKETKVKDKEKDAKGKDIKNKLKIKDKIKKIKPHTSLEDDLPVFGVPLELAVQRSRCHDGIDLPVVVRCCIDYIEEHGLQQEGIFRSSGLKTRVVEMRRAYNNRENVLLKDVDPPIIASLLKQYLRELPDNILTNELLSKFEDASSIKDSQLQEETFSGLIRQLPVHNKTLLSWLMVLMEHVIEKERFNKMNVQNLSIVLCPTLNLTHRVLGCLFAYSRSLFAGTQIIKYIPPLSGVGVSLPDDLEAMATELKKQESLLAQIHGEMSVGSVAKHREEQLWEAQRIVTQLKRQLKHQAPTTVTSAPTASQNAPSGAGKPQDLQDAGSSGHDVELRLELALPTKISAEEATQLAESGTADPESCNEKDIVEQEQDSQKCQTLQVDVHEQDSDSIPEEPSPVEPTEVSNHVTVIEISGLPTESNLSDKNGVWKAAKFETPLTTEQELELLLMIENHEREKIIEKLAEAIEKERKSVERLQEILAENTTSWSDSSEDDEGLDVGEEEQEQLLAEVLRENRQLEEQNMLLQNQIEEVGEACLKFRAQLRLREERTKLLTGGNGIIT; encoded by the exons ATGAGACGAACAGCCCGGCGAAACCCGATATTGTGCAACACTTGGTTTGGTTGTTTAGTTGGAAAAGTAAATTTCTATAAGTTACTTAGAAAGTTAGAAGTTTTCAGTTTACTTCATTTCTATGACATTTATTTAACATTCATGTGTGGAACAAACGACTACTACGATGACGACG GTGATTTTGAAGAGAAACCTGGTAAATTCAAGGAAGGTAAACTTggagccaaaaagaaagataaagaagacaaagaaaaagacaagaaaaaggatAAAGATAAAGGTTACGCAGCTTTGGATGGAGAAAGTTCACCAGAAGAATCAGAAATGGAAGTGAAGAGTCCcttcaaagggaaaaaacgtTCGTTCAAGTTTTCcagtcgaaaagaaaagaagagcaaagaggatgagaaagaaaagaaaaaggacaaagatCGAAAATTGTCCAAGGAAAGTGACGTTTCTCCAAAAGAATTAAGAGATGAAACCAGCAAACAAGACAAATCtgacaagaagaaagaaaaaaaagaaaaggagaaagaaaaagaaaaagagacaaaagtcaaagagaaagaaactaaGGTGAAGGATAAAGAAAAGGATGCAAAAGGCaaagatataaaaaacaaactgaaaatcAAAGACAAGATTAAGAAAATCAAGCCTCACACTTCCCTTGAAg atgatTTGCCTGTTTTTGGCGTGCCTTTAGAGCTAGCCGTTCAAAGAAGTCGTTGTCATGATGGTATAGATTTACCTGTTGTAGTTCGTTGTTGTATCGACTATATCGAAGAGCACG GGTTGCAGCAAGAAGGAATTTTCCGTAGTTCCGGCCTCAAGACCCGTGTAGTTGAAATGCGACGTGCGTACAACAacagagaaaatgttttattaaaagaCGTCGATCCTCCAATTATAGCAAGTCTTTTGAAGCAGTATTTACG GGAACTGCCCGATAATATTTTGACTAATGAACTTTTGTCTAAATTTGAAGATGCCTCTTCCATTAAAGATAGTCAACTGCAAGAAGAGACTTTTAGCGGTCTAATCCGGCAATTGCCAGTACACAATAAAACTTTGTTATCCTGGTTGATGGTGCTCATGGAACACGTTATAGAAAAG GAGCGATTTAATAAGATGAACGTGCAAAATCTTAGCATCGTTCTGTGCCCAACGCTGAACTTGACTCACCGTGTCTTGGGGTGCCTTTTCGCATATAGTCGGTCACTTTTTGCAGGCACTCAGATAATAAA GTACATCCCACCTCTATCGGGCGTTGGGGTTAGTTTACCCGATGACTTGGAGGCTATGGCAACTGAGCTGAAGAAACAAGAATCCCTGTTGGCACAGATCCATGGCGAGATGAGTGTCGGTTCTGTGGCGAAACACCGTGAGGAACAGCTTTGGGAA GCACAGCGAATCGTTACGCAACTCAAAAGACAATTAAAACATCAAGCACCGACCACTGTTACTTCTGCCCCTACTGCGTCCCAGAATGCGCCTTCAGGAGCTGGAAAACCACAGGATTTGCAAGATGCAGGATCAAGCGGACACGACGTTGAGTTACGACTGGAGCTGGCTCTTCCTACAAAAATATCTGCCGAAGAGGCCACTCAGTTGGCTGAATCTGGAACTGCTGATCCTGAATCTTGCAACGAAAAGGACATTGTTGAGCAGGAACAGGATTCACAGAAATGTCAGACGCTTCAGGTTGACGTTCACGAACAAGATTCTGATAGCATTCCAGAAGAGCCCTCGCCCGTAGAACCAACAGAAGTTTCTAATCATGTTACAGTTATTGAAATTAGTGGTCTTCCGACGGAATCAAATCTATCCGATAAAAATGGTGTGTGGAAGGctgcaaaatttgaaacaccGTTAACGACTGAACAAGAACTGGAACTGCTCCTCATGATTGAAAATCATGAACGAGAAAAGATTATCGAAAAGCTCGCTGAAGCCATCGAGAAGGAGCGCAAGTCTGTGGAAAGACTACAGGAAATTCTAGCAGAAAATACAAC ATCATGGAGTGACAGCTCTGAAGATGATGAAGGTCTTGATGTAggtgaagaagaacaagaacagcTTTTAGCTGAAGTGCTGCGTGAAAACCGTCAATTAGAG gAACAGAACATGTTGCTGCAAAATCAAATCGAAGAAGTGGGAGAGGCATGCTTAAAGTTTAGAGCTCAGCTGCGATTACGCGAGGAAAGGACAAAATTACTAACTGGTGGAAACGGAATTATCACTTAA
- the LOC124199267 gene encoding ralA-binding protein 1-like isoform X3 — protein sequence MEVKSPFKGKKRSFKFSSRKEKKSKEDEKEKKKDKDRKLSKESDVSPKELRDETSKQDKSDKKKEKKEKEKEKEKETKVKEKETKVKDKEKDAKGKDIKNKLKIKDKIKKIKPHTSLEDDLPVFGVPLELAVQRSRCHDGIDLPVVVRCCIDYIEEHGLQQEGIFRSSGLKTRVVEMRRAYNNRENVLLKDVDPPIIASLLKQYLRELPDNILTNELLSKFEDASSIKDSQLQEETFSGLIRQLPVHNKTLLSWLMVLMEHVIEKERFNKMNVQNLSIVLCPTLNLTHRVLGCLFAYSRSLFAGTQIIKYIPPLSGVGVSLPDDLEAMATELKKQESLLAQIHGEMSVGSVAKHREEQLWEAQRIVTQLKRQLKHQAPTTVTSAPTASQNAPSGAGKPQDLQDAGSSGHDVELRLELALPTKISAEEATQLAESGTADPESCNEKDIVEQEQDSQKCQTLQVDVHEQDSDSIPEEPSPVEPTEVSNHVTVIEISGLPTESNLSDKNGVWKAAKFETPLTTEQELELLLMIENHEREKIIEKLAEAIEKERKSVERLQEILAENTTSWSDSSEDDEGLDVGEEEQEQLLAEVLRENRQLEEQNMLLQNQIEEVGEACLKFRAQLRLREERTKLLTGGNGIIT from the exons ATGGAAGTGAAGAGTCCcttcaaagggaaaaaacgtTCGTTCAAGTTTTCcagtcgaaaagaaaagaagagcaaagaggatgagaaagaaaagaaaaaggacaaagatCGAAAATTGTCCAAGGAAAGTGACGTTTCTCCAAAAGAATTAAGAGATGAAACCAGCAAACAAGACAAATCtgacaagaagaaagaaaaaaaagaaaaggagaaagaaaaagaaaaagagacaaaagtcaaagagaaagaaactaaGGTGAAGGATAAAGAAAAGGATGCAAAAGGCaaagatataaaaaacaaactgaaaatcAAAGACAAGATTAAGAAAATCAAGCCTCACACTTCCCTTGAAg atgatTTGCCTGTTTTTGGCGTGCCTTTAGAGCTAGCCGTTCAAAGAAGTCGTTGTCATGATGGTATAGATTTACCTGTTGTAGTTCGTTGTTGTATCGACTATATCGAAGAGCACG GGTTGCAGCAAGAAGGAATTTTCCGTAGTTCCGGCCTCAAGACCCGTGTAGTTGAAATGCGACGTGCGTACAACAacagagaaaatgttttattaaaagaCGTCGATCCTCCAATTATAGCAAGTCTTTTGAAGCAGTATTTACG GGAACTGCCCGATAATATTTTGACTAATGAACTTTTGTCTAAATTTGAAGATGCCTCTTCCATTAAAGATAGTCAACTGCAAGAAGAGACTTTTAGCGGTCTAATCCGGCAATTGCCAGTACACAATAAAACTTTGTTATCCTGGTTGATGGTGCTCATGGAACACGTTATAGAAAAG GAGCGATTTAATAAGATGAACGTGCAAAATCTTAGCATCGTTCTGTGCCCAACGCTGAACTTGACTCACCGTGTCTTGGGGTGCCTTTTCGCATATAGTCGGTCACTTTTTGCAGGCACTCAGATAATAAA GTACATCCCACCTCTATCGGGCGTTGGGGTTAGTTTACCCGATGACTTGGAGGCTATGGCAACTGAGCTGAAGAAACAAGAATCCCTGTTGGCACAGATCCATGGCGAGATGAGTGTCGGTTCTGTGGCGAAACACCGTGAGGAACAGCTTTGGGAA GCACAGCGAATCGTTACGCAACTCAAAAGACAATTAAAACATCAAGCACCGACCACTGTTACTTCTGCCCCTACTGCGTCCCAGAATGCGCCTTCAGGAGCTGGAAAACCACAGGATTTGCAAGATGCAGGATCAAGCGGACACGACGTTGAGTTACGACTGGAGCTGGCTCTTCCTACAAAAATATCTGCCGAAGAGGCCACTCAGTTGGCTGAATCTGGAACTGCTGATCCTGAATCTTGCAACGAAAAGGACATTGTTGAGCAGGAACAGGATTCACAGAAATGTCAGACGCTTCAGGTTGACGTTCACGAACAAGATTCTGATAGCATTCCAGAAGAGCCCTCGCCCGTAGAACCAACAGAAGTTTCTAATCATGTTACAGTTATTGAAATTAGTGGTCTTCCGACGGAATCAAATCTATCCGATAAAAATGGTGTGTGGAAGGctgcaaaatttgaaacaccGTTAACGACTGAACAAGAACTGGAACTGCTCCTCATGATTGAAAATCATGAACGAGAAAAGATTATCGAAAAGCTCGCTGAAGCCATCGAGAAGGAGCGCAAGTCTGTGGAAAGACTACAGGAAATTCTAGCAGAAAATACAAC ATCATGGAGTGACAGCTCTGAAGATGATGAAGGTCTTGATGTAggtgaagaagaacaagaacagcTTTTAGCTGAAGTGCTGCGTGAAAACCGTCAATTAGAG gAACAGAACATGTTGCTGCAAAATCAAATCGAAGAAGTGGGAGAGGCATGCTTAAAGTTTAGAGCTCAGCTGCGATTACGCGAGGAAAGGACAAAATTACTAACTGGTGGAAACGGAATTATCACTTAA
- the LOC124199267 gene encoding ralA-binding protein 1-like isoform X1, whose translation MEINLGADTSGLYTLETVTGEGDSSKESGDSDRDFEEKPGKFKEGKLGAKKKDKEDKEKDKKKDKDKGYAALDGESSPEESEMEVKSPFKGKKRSFKFSSRKEKKSKEDEKEKKKDKDRKLSKESDVSPKELRDETSKQDKSDKKKEKKEKEKEKEKETKVKEKETKVKDKEKDAKGKDIKNKLKIKDKIKKIKPHTSLEDDLPVFGVPLELAVQRSRCHDGIDLPVVVRCCIDYIEEHGLQQEGIFRSSGLKTRVVEMRRAYNNRENVLLKDVDPPIIASLLKQYLRELPDNILTNELLSKFEDASSIKDSQLQEETFSGLIRQLPVHNKTLLSWLMVLMEHVIEKERFNKMNVQNLSIVLCPTLNLTHRVLGCLFAYSRSLFAGTQIIKYIPPLSGVGVSLPDDLEAMATELKKQESLLAQIHGEMSVGSVAKHREEQLWEAQRIVTQLKRQLKHQAPTTVTSAPTASQNAPSGAGKPQDLQDAGSSGHDVELRLELALPTKISAEEATQLAESGTADPESCNEKDIVEQEQDSQKCQTLQVDVHEQDSDSIPEEPSPVEPTEVSNHVTVIEISGLPTESNLSDKNGVWKAAKFETPLTTEQELELLLMIENHEREKIIEKLAEAIEKERKSVERLQEILAENTTSWSDSSEDDEGLDVGEEEQEQLLAEVLRENRQLEEQNMLLQNQIEEVGEACLKFRAQLRLREERTKLLTGGNGIIT comes from the exons ATGGAGATCAATTTGGGTGCAGATACTTCTGGTTTGTACACATTGGAAACAGTTACAGGGGAAGGTGATTCAAGTAAGGAGAGTGGAGATAGTGACC GTGATTTTGAAGAGAAACCTGGTAAATTCAAGGAAGGTAAACTTggagccaaaaagaaagataaagaagacaaagaaaaagacaagaaaaaggatAAAGATAAAGGTTACGCAGCTTTGGATGGAGAAAGTTCACCAGAAGAATCAGAAATGGAAGTGAAGAGTCCcttcaaagggaaaaaacgtTCGTTCAAGTTTTCcagtcgaaaagaaaagaagagcaaagaggatgagaaagaaaagaaaaaggacaaagatCGAAAATTGTCCAAGGAAAGTGACGTTTCTCCAAAAGAATTAAGAGATGAAACCAGCAAACAAGACAAATCtgacaagaagaaagaaaaaaaagaaaaggagaaagaaaaagaaaaagagacaaaagtcaaagagaaagaaactaaGGTGAAGGATAAAGAAAAGGATGCAAAAGGCaaagatataaaaaacaaactgaaaatcAAAGACAAGATTAAGAAAATCAAGCCTCACACTTCCCTTGAAg atgatTTGCCTGTTTTTGGCGTGCCTTTAGAGCTAGCCGTTCAAAGAAGTCGTTGTCATGATGGTATAGATTTACCTGTTGTAGTTCGTTGTTGTATCGACTATATCGAAGAGCACG GGTTGCAGCAAGAAGGAATTTTCCGTAGTTCCGGCCTCAAGACCCGTGTAGTTGAAATGCGACGTGCGTACAACAacagagaaaatgttttattaaaagaCGTCGATCCTCCAATTATAGCAAGTCTTTTGAAGCAGTATTTACG GGAACTGCCCGATAATATTTTGACTAATGAACTTTTGTCTAAATTTGAAGATGCCTCTTCCATTAAAGATAGTCAACTGCAAGAAGAGACTTTTAGCGGTCTAATCCGGCAATTGCCAGTACACAATAAAACTTTGTTATCCTGGTTGATGGTGCTCATGGAACACGTTATAGAAAAG GAGCGATTTAATAAGATGAACGTGCAAAATCTTAGCATCGTTCTGTGCCCAACGCTGAACTTGACTCACCGTGTCTTGGGGTGCCTTTTCGCATATAGTCGGTCACTTTTTGCAGGCACTCAGATAATAAA GTACATCCCACCTCTATCGGGCGTTGGGGTTAGTTTACCCGATGACTTGGAGGCTATGGCAACTGAGCTGAAGAAACAAGAATCCCTGTTGGCACAGATCCATGGCGAGATGAGTGTCGGTTCTGTGGCGAAACACCGTGAGGAACAGCTTTGGGAA GCACAGCGAATCGTTACGCAACTCAAAAGACAATTAAAACATCAAGCACCGACCACTGTTACTTCTGCCCCTACTGCGTCCCAGAATGCGCCTTCAGGAGCTGGAAAACCACAGGATTTGCAAGATGCAGGATCAAGCGGACACGACGTTGAGTTACGACTGGAGCTGGCTCTTCCTACAAAAATATCTGCCGAAGAGGCCACTCAGTTGGCTGAATCTGGAACTGCTGATCCTGAATCTTGCAACGAAAAGGACATTGTTGAGCAGGAACAGGATTCACAGAAATGTCAGACGCTTCAGGTTGACGTTCACGAACAAGATTCTGATAGCATTCCAGAAGAGCCCTCGCCCGTAGAACCAACAGAAGTTTCTAATCATGTTACAGTTATTGAAATTAGTGGTCTTCCGACGGAATCAAATCTATCCGATAAAAATGGTGTGTGGAAGGctgcaaaatttgaaacaccGTTAACGACTGAACAAGAACTGGAACTGCTCCTCATGATTGAAAATCATGAACGAGAAAAGATTATCGAAAAGCTCGCTGAAGCCATCGAGAAGGAGCGCAAGTCTGTGGAAAGACTACAGGAAATTCTAGCAGAAAATACAAC ATCATGGAGTGACAGCTCTGAAGATGATGAAGGTCTTGATGTAggtgaagaagaacaagaacagcTTTTAGCTGAAGTGCTGCGTGAAAACCGTCAATTAGAG gAACAGAACATGTTGCTGCAAAATCAAATCGAAGAAGTGGGAGAGGCATGCTTAAAGTTTAGAGCTCAGCTGCGATTACGCGAGGAAAGGACAAAATTACTAACTGGTGGAAACGGAATTATCACTTAA
- the LOC124199268 gene encoding cell division cycle protein 20 homolog isoform X1 — protein MNLSEVNLMSNKKENHHSSAKHDQSAKLGKSLCNGSINMSLNCSTNSQSVVAKTPKRTETSFSNNKTPKMTQGPTLGKPNSWKSPGVGGGACRKPQNILGDRMVPSRSTTDFEAAHHKMTSEESSGDRVLSYQTVQIPKPQEAYINHQKALYSATASAQKKPSNRFIPNTADRVLDAPAMMNDYYLNLLDWSQTNFISVALDKQVYLWNAASGDIQELMECEGEDNYISSVQFTQDGSYLAIGLNTGSVELWDIQQQRRLRTMAGHAARIGVLAWNEHVLSSGSRSGLIFHHDVRIPQHLVASLEGHTQEVCSLKWSGDHRYLASGGNDNLVHIWEGTTGQTTRNTPVHVFNQHQAAVKGMAWCPWQNRLLATGGGSNDRSIKLWNMNVGECVDTIDTKSQVSGIFWNTEYQEIISSHGFPNHTLQIWKYPTKAKVAELTGHDERILHLAMSPGETAVMSAGADETLRLWNCFQTDPNKKKGTAGRRNEPRSALDAMSNFR, from the exons ATGAATTTAAGTGAAGTGAATTTGATGTCCAACAAGAAAGAGAATCACCATTCTTCAGCCAAACATGACCAATCAGCCAAATTAGGCAAATCTCTGTGTAATGGCAGCATCAATATGAG TTTGAACTGTTCCACAAACTCTCAAAGTGTGGTGGCGAAAACCCCCAAAAGAACAGAAACTTCTTTCAGCAATAACAAGACACCCAAAATGACTCAAGGACCCACATTAGGGAAGCCCAACAGTTGGAAGAGCCCTGGTGTAGGTGGTGGCGCTTGCCGGAAACCTCAGAACATACTTGGTGACCGAATGGTGCCCTCCAGAAGCACCACTGACTTTGAGGCTGCTCATCACAAAATGACTTCAGAAGAATCTTCTGGTGATCGTGTTCTTTCTTACCAAACCGTTCAAATTCCAAAGCCTCAGGAGGCCTACATCAATCATCAGAAG GCTCTTTACTCTGCCACTGCATCTGCACAAAAGAAGCCTTCCAACCGGTTCATTCCTAACACTGCTGACCGGGTTCTTGACGCACCAGCAATGATGAACGATTATT ATCTGAATCTTTTGGATTGGTCCCAAACTAATTTTATTAGCGTCGCATTAGACAAACAAGTCTATCTTTGGAACGCCGCTTCAGGGGATATCCAAGAGCTGATGGAGTGTGAAGGTGAAGATAACTACATATCCTCAGTACAGTTTACCCAAGACGGAAGCTACCTGGCGATCGGCCTCAACACCGGCAGTGTCGAATTATGGGACatccagcaacaaagaagaTTGCGTACAATGGCTGGTCACGCTGCACGTATTGGCGTCCTAGCGTGGAACGAACACGTCCTGTCGAGCGGTTCACGAAGTGGTCTTATATTCCATCACGACGTACGAATTCCACAGCATTTAGTTGCATCCCTGGAAGGACACACTCAAGAG GTATGTTCACTAAAATGGTCTGGAGACCACAGATATCTCGCTAGTGGTGGAAACGACAACCTCGTCCATATCTGGGAGGGAACAACTGGTCAAACCACTAGAAACACTCCTGTTCATGTGTTCAA TCAACATCAAGCTGCCGTTAAAGGAATGGCGTGGTGTCCGTGGCAAAACAGGTTACTAGCTACTGGCGGTGGCAGCAACGATCGCTCCATCAAGCTCTGGAACATGAACGTCGGTGAATGTGTTGACACCATTGACACGAAAAGTCAAGTTTCTGGCATCTTTTGGAATACGGAATACCAGGAAATTATTTCATCTCATGGATTCCCAAATCACACTTTGCAAATCTGGAAATATCCTACCAAGGCCAAG GTTGCAGAATTGACCGGTCATGATGAGCGTATCCTTCATCTGGCCATGTCACCTGGTGAGACGGCTGTAATGAGCGCCGGAGCGGATGAAACCCTGCGACTGTGGAATTGTTTTCAGACTGAcccgaacaaaaagaaaggaacAGCTGGCCGTAGAAATGAGCCTAGGTCTGCTCTTGACGCCATGTCCAATTTCCGATGA
- the LOC124199268 gene encoding cell division cycle protein 20 homolog isoform X2, protein MAQFSIENRLRAITMNLSEVNLMSNKKENHHSSAKHDQSAKLGKSLCNGSINMSLNCSTNSQSVVAKTPKRTETSFSNNKTPKMTQGPTLGKPNSWKSPGVGGGACRKPQNILGDRMVPSRSTTDFEAAHHKMTSEESSGDRVLSYQTVQIPKPQEAYINHQKALYSATASAQKKPSNRFIPNTADRVLDAPAMMNDYYLNLLDWSQTNFISVALDKQVYLWNAASGDIQELMECEGEDNYISSVQFTQDGSYLAIGLNTGSVELWDIQQQRRLRTMAGHAARIGVLAWNEHVLSSGSRSGLIFHHDVRIPQHLVASLEGHTQEVCSLKWSGDHRYLASGGNDNLVHIWEGTTGQTTRNTPVHVFNQHQAAVKGMAWCPWQNRLLATGGGSNDRSIKLWNMNVGECVDTIDTKSQVSGIFWNTEYQEIISSHGFPNHTLQIWKYPTKAKVAELTGHDERILHLAMSPGETAVMSAGADETLRLWNCFQTDPNKKKGTAGRRNEPRSALDAMSNFR, encoded by the exons A TGGCTCAGTTCTCAATTGAAAACAGATTACGAGCAATCACAATGAATTTAAGTGAAGTGAATTTGATGTCCAACAAGAAAGAGAATCACCATTCTTCAGCCAAACATGACCAATCAGCCAAATTAGGCAAATCTCTGTGTAATGGCAGCATCAATATGAG TTTGAACTGTTCCACAAACTCTCAAAGTGTGGTGGCGAAAACCCCCAAAAGAACAGAAACTTCTTTCAGCAATAACAAGACACCCAAAATGACTCAAGGACCCACATTAGGGAAGCCCAACAGTTGGAAGAGCCCTGGTGTAGGTGGTGGCGCTTGCCGGAAACCTCAGAACATACTTGGTGACCGAATGGTGCCCTCCAGAAGCACCACTGACTTTGAGGCTGCTCATCACAAAATGACTTCAGAAGAATCTTCTGGTGATCGTGTTCTTTCTTACCAAACCGTTCAAATTCCAAAGCCTCAGGAGGCCTACATCAATCATCAGAAG GCTCTTTACTCTGCCACTGCATCTGCACAAAAGAAGCCTTCCAACCGGTTCATTCCTAACACTGCTGACCGGGTTCTTGACGCACCAGCAATGATGAACGATTATT ATCTGAATCTTTTGGATTGGTCCCAAACTAATTTTATTAGCGTCGCATTAGACAAACAAGTCTATCTTTGGAACGCCGCTTCAGGGGATATCCAAGAGCTGATGGAGTGTGAAGGTGAAGATAACTACATATCCTCAGTACAGTTTACCCAAGACGGAAGCTACCTGGCGATCGGCCTCAACACCGGCAGTGTCGAATTATGGGACatccagcaacaaagaagaTTGCGTACAATGGCTGGTCACGCTGCACGTATTGGCGTCCTAGCGTGGAACGAACACGTCCTGTCGAGCGGTTCACGAAGTGGTCTTATATTCCATCACGACGTACGAATTCCACAGCATTTAGTTGCATCCCTGGAAGGACACACTCAAGAG GTATGTTCACTAAAATGGTCTGGAGACCACAGATATCTCGCTAGTGGTGGAAACGACAACCTCGTCCATATCTGGGAGGGAACAACTGGTCAAACCACTAGAAACACTCCTGTTCATGTGTTCAA TCAACATCAAGCTGCCGTTAAAGGAATGGCGTGGTGTCCGTGGCAAAACAGGTTACTAGCTACTGGCGGTGGCAGCAACGATCGCTCCATCAAGCTCTGGAACATGAACGTCGGTGAATGTGTTGACACCATTGACACGAAAAGTCAAGTTTCTGGCATCTTTTGGAATACGGAATACCAGGAAATTATTTCATCTCATGGATTCCCAAATCACACTTTGCAAATCTGGAAATATCCTACCAAGGCCAAG GTTGCAGAATTGACCGGTCATGATGAGCGTATCCTTCATCTGGCCATGTCACCTGGTGAGACGGCTGTAATGAGCGCCGGAGCGGATGAAACCCTGCGACTGTGGAATTGTTTTCAGACTGAcccgaacaaaaagaaaggaacAGCTGGCCGTAGAAATGAGCCTAGGTCTGCTCTTGACGCCATGTCCAATTTCCGATGA